From Geotalea uraniireducens Rf4:
AGGGCGCCGATCAATTCCTTCACATCGGCGATGCCGTTTTCCTCAAGATACGTTTCCATTCCCTCGGCTATGGTCTGAGCCGCAGAAGGGTCGAGAAAGTTGGCTGTGCCGACCTGCACGGCAGTCGCTCCGGCCAGCATGAACTCCAAAGCATCCGTCGCAGTCATTATACCCCCGATACCGATTACGGGGACTTTGACTGCCTGCGCCACCTGCCAGACCATCCTGAGCGCCACCGGCTTGATGGCCGGTCCAGACAGTCCACCGGTCATGTTGGCAAGTATCGGCCGACGCTTTTGCAGATCTATGGCCATGCCGGTGAGGGTGTTGATCAGCGACAACGCATCAGCCCCGGCATCGACGCAGGCATTTGCCATCTCCACGACATTGGTCACATTGGGTGAAAGCTTGACGATGAGCGGTTTAATAGTGGATTCACGCACGAGGCTTACAACCTCATAGGCGGCGTTGGGGTCGGTACCGAAAACGATCCCTCCCTGCTTTACATTCGGACAGGATATGTTTACTTCCAACCCTGCAACTTCCGGCAGTTTGTCGAGCTTCTCCGCCAGTTCGCCATACTCTTCAAGGGTGTTGCCGTAAAGGTTGACGATCACCGGCGTGTTCACGGTGCGCAGGAAAGGGAGTTTCTCCTGGATAAAGGCATCAATACCCACATTTTGCAAGCCAATGGCGTTCAACATTCCGCCGGGCGTTTCGACAATGCGCGGGGTCGGATTGCCGGCCTTGGGGCGGATGGAGAGCCCCTTGGTAATGATAGCGCCGATCTTTTCCAGATCGAGGTAGTCTGCGAACTCTTTACCATAACCAAAGGTTCCGGATGCGGTCATCACCGGGTTGCGCAGCTTTATCCCGGCTACTTCCACAGATAAATCAGGTTTTCCCATTCTATCTCCTTCGCTCATGCCTATCACCTATCGAATGATTAATCCCATTGCAGATCACGATAATCGAAAACCGGCCCGTCCTTGCAGACGCAACGATAATCCGGCGTCTCATTCGAATGGTTACGCCCCTTCATAACGCAACCGAGACAAGCACCAACACCGCAGGCCATGTAAGCTTCCAGGGAAACCTGACAGGGAATGTCGTGCCGGCCGGCAATTGCTGCTATTGCCCGGAGCATGGGAAACGGACCGCAGGCAAAAATGGTCTTGTTGTCAATACTTTCAGACAGATGCTTTTCCAGCACCTCTGTTACCAGGCCGCTGGCCCCCAGAGTCCCATCATCGGTGGAAACATAGGTCTCCACTCCCAGCCGTTCGAATTCGGTGATACATAGGATGTCTTCCTTGTTTCTCCCACCGGCAAAAAGACGGACTTTGGATGTTTTAACCATTTCTTTTGCCAGGTAATACAGTGGAGCCATGCCGACCCCTCCACCGACGAGGATTTTCTCCCCTGAAGGATCACCCGGCATGAAACCCTTTCCGAGCGGCCCAAGAATATCGAGATGATCACCCTGGTGAAGCGTGGAGAGCATCTCCGTACCCTTCCCTACTACCTTGTACAAAATTTCAAAATAGGTCTGCGTGCCGCAATCCGTATATGCCGTAGCAAAAGTACCCAGATCAAAAATGCCGAAAGGGCGCCTGAGTAAAGGATCTATGGCATCGCGCACCCTGACCATGATGAATTGCCCCGGTGTTGCACTGCGGACGGCAGGTGGTGCGGTCATTCTCATTTTGAAATAACCGGGGGAAACCTCGATGTTGGAAATAATCATTGACTTAAACTGCATTGCAGCTGACCTCGCCGAATTCAAGATTCAAATATATATTCCATCAAAAGTGCGTCATCGCCATTTTCATAATAGGCTTTGCGCCGCCCTGTTTCAACAAAACCAAGACTTTCGTAAAGATGTATCGCGGAGAAATTAGAAAGACGAACTTCCAATGAAACGAATTCGGCTCCCTTCTCACGGCAATCCAGCAAGACCCTTTCCACCAGCATTCTGCCTACACCCTTACCTCGGAACGCCTTGTCTACAGCCACATCGAGTATATGACCTTCGTCAATGACGAGCATTGGACAGATGTAGCCGATGACCCTATTCTTCGGGCCAAAGGCTACCAGCGGAAATGCATGGGGGGAATTGAGTTCATCAAGAAAATGGTTCCTGGCCCAAGGGCGCGGAAAAGATTCGGTTTCAATGATCAGAACCTCATCCAGATCCGTTTCAGTCATCGGACAGATGGTTATTTCTTCAAGCCGGTTCTCCATTTACGGGCATCATAAGCAAAGAGGTTCCGGTTGTAAACTGTTTTTTCATTGCCAGTTTGAATTTGACTTTTGCGCCCTTATGGTTTAAATTTTTCATTTCCAATTGAAGGGGAGGATTGTTTTGAGCGAATCCAGAATTACCTATAAGGATGCCGGCGTAGACATCGATGCCGGCAATACATTTGTTAAAATGATCAAACCGCTAGTCAAGGCTACGTCAAGACCAGAGGTTATAGCTGACATCGGTGGTTTTGGCGGATTGTTTTCACTGAATTCCTCCAAGTACAAGAACCCAGTGTTGGTGTCCGGCACCGACGGTGTAGGTACCAAGCTGAAAATCGCATTTTTGGCCAATCGTCATGATACTATCGGCATTGACCTGGTGGCCATGTGCGTCAACGACATCATTGTCCAGGGAGCGGAACCTCTCTTTTTCCTCGATTACCTCGCCACCGCAAAACTTGACCCGGAAAAGGGCGCATCCATCATCAAGGGTGTTTCGGAAGGTTGTATACAGGCAGGCTGCGCCCTGATCGGCGGAGAGACAGCAGAAATGCCCGGTTTTTATTCCGGCGATGAATATGATATGGCCGGCTTTGCCGTCGGAGTAGTAGACCGGGACAAAATTATCGACGGCTCATCCATAACCGTTGGCAATCGTCTCATCGGTATTGCCTCCAGTGGCTTGCATAGCAACGGCTATTCCCTGGCCCGCAAGATTATCTTCGACAAAATGGGTCTTGGTATAGACGATATCATTCCGGGGCTGGACAAAACCGTAGCTGACGAACTGTTGACCCCTACCCGCATCTATGTAAGATCAATATTGAATCTGCTCAGGGATTTCCCCATAAACGGCATTGCCCATATTACCGGTGGCGGCCTTCTGGAAAATATTCCCAGGATACTTCCCAACGGCTGTAAAGCGCTTGTCCATAAAAATAGCTGGCAGCCGCCGCCAATTTATCAAATACTGCAAAATGCCGGCAATATCGAAGAAAATGAACTATTCAGAACCTTTAACTGCGGAATCGGCATGGTGCTGGCGGTGCCGGAAAAGGAAGCTGATGAGGTTCTCATCAGGCTTTCCGGTCTTAACGAACATGCTTTTGTCATCGGCGAAATTGCCAAGTGCGAAGCTGGTTCAGAATGCGTTGAAATGATTTGAAGAACGGATAAATACATTTAGGTAGAACACTTATGGGGAAATTACTGACAATCGGCGTATTGGTATCCGGCAACGGTACAAACCTGCAATCCATCATCGACCATTGTGAAGATGGCAGTCTTTCCGTAAGGATTGGATGTGTAATCAGTAACAATGCCGATGCATTTGCATTGGAGAGAGCCCGGAAACACGGCATTCCCACGAGACACATAAACCATCGAGAGTTCTCAGGTAGAGCGTCATATGATGCAGCACTGGTAAAGGTTTTACGCGAACATGACGTGGAACTGATTATTCTGGCGGGTTTTATGCGAATCATTACCCCTGTACTCATCGATGCTTTCCCTAACGCGATTATGAACATTCATCCAGCCCTTCTTCCTGCGTTTCCCGGGCTTCATGCACAACGACAAGCACTTGAGTATGGGGTGAAAATATCCGGCTGTACCGTACATTTTGTGGATGCCGGCACCGATACCGGCCCTATTATCATGCAGGCAACTGTTCCGGTCGATGCAAAGGACACGGAAGAAACCCTCTCAGCAAGAATACAGGCAGAAGAACACTGTATTTTCCCCAAGGCAA
This genomic window contains:
- a CDS encoding dihydroorotate dehydrogenase, producing MGKPDLSVEVAGIKLRNPVMTASGTFGYGKEFADYLDLEKIGAIITKGLSIRPKAGNPTPRIVETPGGMLNAIGLQNVGIDAFIQEKLPFLRTVNTPVIVNLYGNTLEEYGELAEKLDKLPEVAGLEVNISCPNVKQGGIVFGTDPNAAYEVVSLVRESTIKPLIVKLSPNVTNVVEMANACVDAGADALSLINTLTGMAIDLQKRRPILANMTGGLSGPAIKPVALRMVWQVAQAVKVPVIGIGGIMTATDALEFMLAGATAVQVGTANFLDPSAAQTIAEGMETYLEENGIADVKELIGALIT
- the purM gene encoding phosphoribosylformylglycinamidine cyclo-ligase, with the protein product MSESRITYKDAGVDIDAGNTFVKMIKPLVKATSRPEVIADIGGFGGLFSLNSSKYKNPVLVSGTDGVGTKLKIAFLANRHDTIGIDLVAMCVNDIIVQGAEPLFFLDYLATAKLDPEKGASIIKGVSEGCIQAGCALIGGETAEMPGFYSGDEYDMAGFAVGVVDRDKIIDGSSITVGNRLIGIASSGLHSNGYSLARKIIFDKMGLGIDDIIPGLDKTVADELLTPTRIYVRSILNLLRDFPINGIAHITGGGLLENIPRILPNGCKALVHKNSWQPPPIYQILQNAGNIEENELFRTFNCGIGMVLAVPEKEADEVLIRLSGLNEHAFVIGEIAKCEAGSECVEMI
- a CDS encoding dihydroorotate dehydrogenase electron transfer subunit, with protein sequence MQFKSMIISNIEVSPGYFKMRMTAPPAVRSATPGQFIMVRVRDAIDPLLRRPFGIFDLGTFATAYTDCGTQTYFEILYKVVGKGTEMLSTLHQGDHLDILGPLGKGFMPGDPSGEKILVGGGVGMAPLYYLAKEMVKTSKVRLFAGGRNKEDILCITEFERLGVETYVSTDDGTLGASGLVTEVLEKHLSESIDNKTIFACGPFPMLRAIAAIAGRHDIPCQVSLEAYMACGVGACLGCVMKGRNHSNETPDYRCVCKDGPVFDYRDLQWD
- the rimI gene encoding ribosomal protein S18-alanine N-acetyltransferase; the protein is MENRLEEITICPMTETDLDEVLIIETESFPRPWARNHFLDELNSPHAFPLVAFGPKNRVIGYICPMLVIDEGHILDVAVDKAFRGKGVGRMLVERVLLDCREKGAEFVSLEVRLSNFSAIHLYESLGFVETGRRKAYYENGDDALLMEYIFES
- the purN gene encoding phosphoribosylglycinamide formyltransferase; its protein translation is MGKLLTIGVLVSGNGTNLQSIIDHCEDGSLSVRIGCVISNNADAFALERARKHGIPTRHINHREFSGRASYDAALVKVLREHDVELIILAGFMRIITPVLIDAFPNAIMNIHPALLPAFPGLHAQRQALEYGVKISGCTVHFVDAGTDTGPIIMQATVPVDAKDTEETLSARIQAEEHCIFPKAIQLYADGRLTVEGRKVIISSLA